A window from Chelmon rostratus isolate fCheRos1 chromosome 13, fCheRos1.pri, whole genome shotgun sequence encodes these proteins:
- the dusp19a gene encoding dual specificity protein phosphatase 19a: protein MQSLTEEIQSFSRTRLRKQCTRVTALSGRRIIETWKGSMITVVEDPSPSERMLGYIPDTSWDLQVGSVKSYLLLGSQDAAHDFGTLRKHKVSHILNVAFGVENVFPDLFIYKTVSIVDHPDTDVLLHIQDCCDFIQQARSEKGVVLVHCNAGVSRAPAVVIGYLMSCEDQSFDAALSLVKSARPASSPNPGFLEQLRSYKMHTINGSKH from the exons ATGCAGTCACTGACTGAGGAGATCCAGAGTTTCTCTCGGACGAGACTGAGGAAGCAGTGCACCCGTGTGACAGCACTGAGTGGCCGTCGCATCATTGAGACCTGGAAGGGTTCTATGATCACTGTGGTTGAGGACCCCAGCCCCTCAGAGAGGATGCTGGGATATATCCCTGACACTTCCTGGGACCTGCAGGTTGGCAGCGTCAAGTCTTACCTGCTTCTGG gttcTCAAGATGCTGCACATGACTTTGGCACTCTGAGAAAACACAAG gtGTCTCACATCCTGAATGTGGCCTTTGGGGTGGAGAATGTGTTTCCTGACCTGTTCATCTATAAGACTGTCAGTATTGTGGATCATCCTGACACTGATGTGCTGCTTCACATCCAGGACTGTTGTGACTTCATCCAGCAGGCTCGCAGTGAG AAAGGCGTAGTATTGGTCCACTGCAACGCTGGCGTGTCACGGGCACCAGCAGTGGTGATTGGCTACCTGATGTCATGTGAAGACCAGTCCTTTGATGCTGCCCTGTCATTGGTCAAATCAGCTCGGCCTGCCTCATCCCCTAACCCTGGCTTCCTGGAACAACTGAGGAGCTACAAAATGCATACAATAAATGgatccaaacactga